A single window of Gavia stellata isolate bGavSte3 chromosome 16, bGavSte3.hap2, whole genome shotgun sequence DNA harbors:
- the DNAJC18 gene encoding dnaJ homolog subfamily C member 18: MTYTAEQLDGVRRIKRCRNYYEILGVERDASEEDLKKAYRKLALKFHPDKNRAPGATEAFKAIGNAFAVLSNPEKRLRYDEFGSDQERVSTGQARHYNYYTEFEADITPEEIFNVFFGGHFPTGNIHMFSNVARDAHYYPRRHRNERAWTQEQEEEENRPQNSYSAFIQLMPVFIIIIVSVITQLMATNPPYSLFYKSSIGHVIGRETENLQVPYYVDKNFEKNYQGAELQELEKTVEKDYIDYIQTSCWKEKQQKSDLSNLAKLYRDERLKQKAESLKLEHCEKLSSLIGMHKGG; this comes from the exons aTGACCTACACGGCGGAGCAGCTGGACGGCGTGCGGAG AATAAAGCGGTGTCGGAACTACTATGAAATTCTGGGGGTGGAGAGGGACGCCAGCGAGGAGGACCTGAAGAAAGCCTACCGCAAACTGGCCCTGAAATTCCACCCTGACAAGAACCGCGCTCCCGGAGCAACGGAAGCTTTTAAAG CAATAGgcaatgcttttgcagttctgAGCAACCCCGAAAAACGATTACGATACGATGAATTCGGAAGTGACCAAGAGCGTGTCAGCACTGGCCAGGCCAGGCACTATAATTACTACACAGAATTCGAAGCAGACATTACACCAGAAGAAATATTCAATGTGTTTTTTGGTGGGCACTTTCCTACAG GAAATATCCATATGTTCTCAAATGTAGCCAGAGATGCGCACTATTATCCACGGAGGCACCGAAATGAAAGAGCATGGACGCAGgagcaagaggaggaagaaaacaggccACAG AATTCATATTCTGCGTTTATTCAGTTGATGCCGGTtttcataataataatagtgTCAGTTATAACTCAGCTTATGGCCACAAATCCACCCTACAGCCTATTCTACAAATC GTCCATAGGCCATGTTATTGGTAGAGAAACAGAGAACTTGCAGGTGCCTTACTATGTTGAtaaaaactttgaaaagaatTATCAAGGAGCAGAACTTCAAGAGCTAGAGAAAACCGTTGAAAAAGATTACATAGACTATATTCAGAccagctgctggaaggagaAACAGCAAA agTCTGATTTGTCAAATTTGGCCAAGCTATACAGAGATGAGCGcttaaaacagaaagcagaatcaCTGAAACTTGAGCACTGTGAGAAGCTCTCCAGTCTGATTGGAATGCACAAAGGGGGCTGA
- the ECSCR gene encoding endothelial cell-specific chemotaxis regulator, translated as MLAPSVHPLFWLFGCMLFRGTTTSTDSSIHAVTGQSQSTTHSPEVKNHTSEPSVKSTPPTDLNLTSVGQTTTAKSSSVATTPLALTTLDEKSSGSSTAASPPQGQEPKRSESTTTSATQGTSKPVTPTPKSSGYLPVPTPTDDKSPLTVAAFGVISFIVILIVVVIILVSVVSLRFKCNRAKDSEDKQKPGTSMVSESCSPGTSQKDNSITLISMKNINMNNSMSYPPSEKVL; from the exons GTACTACAACCTCCACAGACTCCTCCATCCACGCTGTAACAG GTCAATCCCAATCAACAACACACAGCCCTGAAGTAAAGAACCATACCTCAG AGCCTTCAGTAAAATCAACACCACCGACCGACTTGAATCTCACCTCTGTGGGTCAAACTACTACAGCCAAATCCTCTTCCGTCGCTACAACACCGCTAGCGTTGACCACGCTGG ATGAAAAGTCTAGtggaagcagcacagcagcttcACCACCACAAG GTCAAGAGCCCAAGAGAAGTGAGAGTACTACAACATCAGCAACTCAAG GCACCTCAAAACCAGTCACCCCAACACCAAAGTCCTCTGGCTACTTGCCTGTGCCCACTCCGACAGATGATAAATCACCACTGACGGTGGCAGCTTTTG GTGTCATCAGCTTCATAGTTATCCTGATAGTGGTTGTGATCATTCTGGTCAGCGTGGTCAGCCTGAGGTTCAAGTGTAACCGCGCAAAGGACTCAGAAG ACAAACAGAAACCAGGGACCTCCATGGTATCCGAGAG CTGCTCGCCAGGCACAAGCCAGAAGGATAACAGCATCACTCTGATCTCTATGAAGAACATCAACATGAACAACAGCATGAGTTACCCACCTTCAGAAAAG GTGCTATGA